The genomic interval TTATAAAAAGCGGACTGCTAAGGACAAAGAATGGCTCGTAAGATATGCAAATGAGTCTCTTATCTATGAGCTTTTGCCTTCGATAGACCATTTGGAGATTGCCCTCTTACATTCGACTGCCGATGTGTCTCAGGGTCTAAGGGAAGGCGTGGAGATTACCCTCAGGGAGCTTATGAGGACGCTCGAGAAATTCGGCTTGATCCCAATAGAAAGCACTGGGAAACCCTTTAACCCGGAGTTCCACCATGCAATGAGTCAGATAGAAAGGGAGGATATAGAAGAGGGCATGGTTGTCGAGGAACTTAGAAAAGGCTATATGTACAGGGATAAGGTTCTCAG from Nitrospirota bacterium carries:
- the grpE gene encoding nucleotide exchange factor GrpE, which gives rise to MQEDNMNEAEEMQAEEIEKPVAEEEEKVYLPEEKSVEQELQEFRDKYLRLYAEFENYKKRTAKDKEWLVRYANESLIYELLPSIDHLEIALLHSTADVSQGLREGVEITLRELMRTLEKFGLIPIESTGKPFNPEFHHAMSQIEREDIEEGMVVEELRKGYMYRDKVLRASLVCGSKKPRKEEESEDSNKINIEEMEE